The DNA window TTCGCTGCCCGTCCCGAATGTCGGTCTGCGCGATGGTCAGGAGGTGACCTACGGCATTCGTCCCGAGGATATCCGGATCGGGGAGGGAGGCATTCCGGTCAGCGTCGTGGTGGTGGAGCCGACAGGGTCCGAGACGCAAGTCTTCGCACGGGCAGGCAAGGATCTGATCGATGCGATCGTGAAGGAGCGGATCAGGGCGCGTCCGGCCGAGCAGATCGGCTTCATCATCGATCCCGCCAAGGTCCACCTGTTCGATCGCCAGACGACGCAGCGGCTCTGAGACGGCAGTTCGGCGCGTTATGAGCACTCCCGACATCAAGGCTGTCATTTTCGATATGGACGGCTGCCTCGTTGACAGCGAACCGCTGGCCCTTGAAGCCGTCGCCGCCGAAATGCGGGCGTCCGGCCTGCATGGGGCAACCGCCGAGGAGGTCGGCAGTCAGTATCTCGGCGTCTCCGTGAACGAGATCTGCCGGGACGTGGGCGTGCGTCTTGGAGGCGCGTATCCCGAAGGCTTCGTGGAGCGCGTGGAAGACCGCCTCTTCAGGGCATACGATGCCGGGCTCGACCGGATCGAGGGCGCGGCCGACCTTCTGGACCAGCTTGAAGACGAGGAGATCCGCTTTGCGATCGCCTCGGGCAGTTCCGTCCGGCGTCTGGCAAAGACACTGCAGGCCGCTGGTCTTTCCTCCTATTTCACCGGGCGCGGTTTCAGCGCCGATCAGGTGGCGCGCGGCAAGCCGGCGCCCGATCTCTTTCTCCTGGCAGCGGAAAGACTGGGGACCGAGCCGGCGCAATGCGCGGTGCTGGAGGATTCGCCCCATGGCATTCGGGGCGCGCTTGCGGCCGGAATGCATGCCGTCGGCTTCGTCGGCGGCAGCCACCTGAAGGGCCGCGAGGCCGCGCACGCCGAAATCCTGCGGCAGGCCGGAGCGGCCGAGGTCATCGACGATCTTTCCAAGGCTTATCGTGCTCTTGTCCGATGTCGGGCGGGAGGCTGAAAAATTTCCCTGCCACGTGGCAACTGCGAAAATCGACCTGAAAAATGATCAAGCTTTCAGACGCCACCCTCAGCCAGTTGCCCGGCAACGTGCAACGCCCCGTCTACGACCGCTCGCGGCTCACGCCCGGCATCGTGCACATTGGCCTCGGCAACTTCCACCGCGCCCACCAGTCCTGGTACCTGCACCGGCTCATGCAGCGCGGCCTGGCACAGGACTGGGCCATCGTCGGCGCGGGCGTTCGGCCCTATGACGAGGAGATGCGCCGAAAGCTCGCGGCGCAGGACTACCTGACGACGCTCATCGAACTCGATCCGAAGGGCTCCTCCGCCGAGGTGGTCGGTTCGATGATCGACTATGTCCCCGTCGAGCCGGGCAACGGGCCGCTGATCGCCCGCATGGCGGACCCGTCGATCCGTATCGTGAGCCTGACGGTCACGGAGGGCGGCTACTATATCGACCCGGTCTCCAAGGGCTTTGACGCCTGCCATCCCGATATCCGCCATGACGCCGAGCATCCCGACATGCCCCGGACGCCGTTCGGCGCCATGGTTGCCGCGTTGAAGCGGCGCCGCGCGGAGGGCACCGGGCCGTTCACCGGGCAAAGCTGCGACAACCTGCAGGGAAACGGCCACATCCTGCGCCAGACCGTGGTGTCGCTGGCGCGCCTGAGCGACCCGGATCTGGCGGACTGGATCGA is part of the Hartmannibacter diazotrophicus genome and encodes:
- a CDS encoding HAD family hydrolase, translated to MSTPDIKAVIFDMDGCLVDSEPLALEAVAAEMRASGLHGATAEEVGSQYLGVSVNEICRDVGVRLGGAYPEGFVERVEDRLFRAYDAGLDRIEGAADLLDQLEDEEIRFAIASGSSVRRLAKTLQAAGLSSYFTGRGFSADQVARGKPAPDLFLLAAERLGTEPAQCAVLEDSPHGIRGALAAGMHAVGFVGGSHLKGREAAHAEILRQAGAAEVIDDLSKAYRALVRCRAGG